In Pseudomonas fluorescens, one genomic interval encodes:
- a CDS encoding DEAD/DEAH box helicase, whose product MSSFIERLKGLAWTHAFSSKALAKARAYAVDDRVEIIEIDDRKIEAFCVGSEDQAYEQTIYLSEDRLGSVTLRCLCTCPVSIDCKHCAAVLYHLQGRDHEASESDAQAQLGRALEHWLSTIPVPAKPIGEGAQTAGTRLFYKLKPTSVSGKWLLDIFKVSQLKNSELREVKPMYSLADMLMRQPGYLSELDLRVARLLVAMHSHHAYYSGYPLEGSSGAELLEMLLCTSRLFLDFENLQALTPGAKRMGLFSWAEQADGGFRAQWSSAEAAQETVLALEPLYYLDREQRQVGPLFSELEEKLACHLTLAPDIPARQAMQFSHRMSAMTKIPPPHKLTERIIDDVLPQPQLTLVSGRERSRWEYVLEHRAALVFTYNGHPAVDRNPEVMILNGTETQRIRRQPAMEKKLRQSLQKLGFKKATRKSAMDRPGEMFTLPDDSAWLGFMHEGLATLRAADWEIEISPGFHFDVQPVEHWYAEVEEEAGHQWFDLQLGIVVNGERYSLLPILLHLLRTQPRLLDPVNLAQRSDDEKLLIELKPSGFGDPAGAKVALPLSRVKPLMATLGELYLGGHQGDALRLTAPDAARLSMLDGMPLEWQGGERLRTFAKRLHNSSHTHIAAPAGLNAQLRPYQLEGLGWMQTLRELEVGGILGDDMGLGKTLQTLAHLLTEKHAGRLDCPALAVMPTSLIPNWLDEAQRFTPQLKVLALHGAGRQKDFANLAEYDLVLTTYALLPRDLETLRPQSWSVLILDEAQNIKNPLSKAAQAARDLQARQRLCLSGTPLENHLGELWSQFHFLMPGWLGDSKSFNRDYRTPIEKHGNVQRMQHLTARIKPFLLRRKKDQVATELPPKTEIIHWVELSDGQRDVYETVRVAMDKKVRDEIARSGVARSQIIILDALLKLRQVCCDLRLINMPLTAKALRSGSGKLISLMEMLEELLGEGRRILLFSQFTSMLALIEQELQQRAIGYSLLTGDTTDRRTPVKNFQGGKVPLFLISLKAGGTGLNLTAADTVIHFDPWWNPAVENQATDRAYRIGQNNPVFVYKLIAKGTVEEKIQALQQEKAALAGAVLEGGTTVGFKLEQSDIEALFAPLPASRQ is encoded by the coding sequence ATGAGCAGTTTCATCGAGCGGCTTAAAGGGCTGGCATGGACTCACGCATTCAGTAGCAAGGCGTTGGCCAAGGCCCGTGCTTATGCTGTCGATGATCGGGTAGAGATCATCGAGATCGATGACAGAAAGATCGAGGCGTTCTGCGTCGGTTCGGAAGATCAGGCGTATGAACAAACCATTTACCTGTCCGAAGATCGGCTGGGTTCCGTCACCTTGCGTTGCCTGTGCACCTGTCCTGTCTCAATCGACTGCAAACACTGCGCTGCGGTGCTCTATCACCTGCAGGGCCGTGATCATGAAGCGTCCGAAAGTGACGCTCAGGCCCAGTTGGGGCGGGCGCTGGAACATTGGCTTTCGACCATTCCCGTGCCGGCCAAGCCCATCGGAGAAGGCGCGCAAACCGCAGGCACGCGCCTGTTTTACAAGCTCAAGCCAACGTCAGTGAGCGGCAAGTGGCTGCTCGATATTTTCAAGGTCTCCCAGCTCAAGAACAGCGAGTTACGCGAAGTAAAACCGATGTATTCGCTGGCGGACATGCTCATGCGTCAGCCCGGTTATCTGTCCGAACTGGATCTGCGCGTTGCCAGGCTGTTGGTCGCCATGCATTCCCATCACGCCTATTACAGCGGCTATCCGCTGGAAGGCAGCAGTGGCGCCGAACTGCTGGAAATGCTCCTGTGCACCTCCCGCCTGTTCCTCGACTTCGAAAACTTGCAGGCACTGACGCCGGGCGCGAAACGCATGGGTCTGTTCTCTTGGGCCGAGCAGGCCGACGGTGGGTTCCGCGCCCAGTGGAGCAGTGCCGAGGCTGCGCAGGAAACCGTGCTGGCGCTGGAGCCGCTTTATTACCTCGATCGTGAGCAGCGACAGGTTGGCCCTCTATTCAGTGAGTTGGAAGAAAAACTGGCCTGCCATTTGACCCTCGCCCCAGACATCCCGGCGCGTCAGGCGATGCAGTTCAGCCATCGCATGAGCGCGATGACCAAAATCCCGCCGCCGCATAAGCTCACCGAACGAATCATCGATGACGTGCTTCCGCAGCCGCAACTGACCTTGGTCAGCGGCCGGGAGCGTTCGCGCTGGGAATACGTTCTGGAGCACCGCGCCGCTCTGGTGTTTACCTACAATGGTCATCCGGCGGTGGATCGTAATCCGGAAGTGATGATCCTCAATGGCACTGAAACCCAGCGCATTCGACGCCAGCCTGCGATGGAAAAGAAGTTGCGCCAGAGCCTGCAAAAGCTCGGCTTCAAAAAAGCCACGCGCAAGAGCGCTATGGATCGTCCCGGCGAGATGTTCACTTTGCCGGATGATTCCGCCTGGCTCGGATTCATGCATGAAGGGCTTGCCACACTGCGCGCCGCGGACTGGGAAATCGAAATCAGTCCCGGCTTCCATTTCGATGTGCAGCCGGTCGAACACTGGTACGCGGAGGTCGAAGAAGAGGCCGGGCATCAATGGTTTGATCTGCAACTGGGCATCGTCGTCAATGGCGAGCGCTACAGCTTGTTGCCGATCCTTCTGCATCTGTTGCGCACCCAGCCACGTTTGCTCGACCCGGTGAATCTGGCGCAACGCAGCGACGACGAAAAACTCCTGATCGAACTCAAGCCCAGCGGTTTTGGCGACCCGGCAGGCGCCAAGGTGGCGTTGCCGCTGAGTCGGGTCAAACCGCTGATGGCGACGCTGGGCGAGCTGTACCTGGGCGGACATCAGGGCGATGCGCTGCGCTTGACTGCTCCAGACGCCGCGCGCCTGAGTATGCTCGATGGCATGCCACTGGAATGGCAGGGCGGCGAACGCCTGCGCACTTTTGCCAAGCGGCTGCACAATTCCAGTCACACCCATATTGCTGCGCCGGCCGGCCTTAATGCGCAACTGCGCCCATATCAGCTCGAAGGCCTTGGCTGGATGCAGACTCTGCGGGAGCTGGAGGTCGGCGGCATTCTTGGCGATGACATGGGCTTGGGCAAAACCCTGCAGACCCTGGCGCATCTGCTCACGGAAAAGCACGCCGGTCGCCTCGATTGCCCGGCACTGGCGGTGATGCCGACCAGCCTGATTCCCAACTGGCTCGACGAGGCCCAGCGCTTCACGCCTCAGTTGAAGGTCCTGGCGCTGCATGGGGCCGGGCGGCAAAAAGACTTCGCCAATCTCGCCGAATACGACTTGGTGCTGACCACTTACGCCTTGCTGCCCAGGGATCTTGAAACGCTGCGGCCGCAGTCGTGGAGCGTGCTGATTCTCGACGAAGCGCAGAACATCAAGAACCCGCTGAGCAAAGCGGCGCAGGCCGCACGTGACTTGCAGGCCCGTCAGCGCTTGTGTCTGAGCGGCACGCCGCTGGAAAACCATCTCGGCGAGCTGTGGTCGCAGTTTCATTTCCTCATGCCTGGCTGGCTGGGCGACAGCAAATCCTTCAACCGCGATTACCGCACACCGATCGAGAAACATGGCAATGTCCAGCGCATGCAGCACCTGACGGCGCGCATCAAGCCGTTTTTGCTGCGTCGCAAGAAAGATCAGGTCGCCACTGAGCTGCCGCCGAAAACCGAAATCATCCATTGGGTTGAACTCAGCGACGGCCAGCGCGACGTCTATGAAACGGTGCGCGTGGCGATGGACAAAAAAGTGCGCGACGAAATTGCCCGCAGTGGTGTGGCGCGCAGTCAAATCATCATTCTTGATGCCTTGCTCAAGCTGCGTCAGGTCTGCTGCGATCTGCGCTTGATCAACATGCCTCTCACGGCGAAGGCATTGCGCTCGGGCAGCGGCAAGCTGATCAGCCTGATGGAGATGCTCGAAGAGTTGCTCGGCGAAGGTCGGCGCATCCTGCTGTTCTCCCAGTTCACCTCGATGCTGGCGCTGATCGAGCAGGAGTTGCAGCAGCGCGCTATCGGTTATTCGTTGCTGACTGGCGACACCACCGACCGGCGCACGCCAGTCAAGAATTTCCAGGGCGGCAAGGTGCCGTTGTTCCTCATCAGCCTCAAGGCTGGCGGTACCGGTCTGAACCTGACGGCTGCGGACACGGTGATCCACTTCGACCCTTGGTGGAATCCGGCAGTGGAGAATCAGGCAACCGATCGCGCTTATCGTATCGGGCAGAACAATCCGGTGTTTGTTTACAAGTTGATTGCCAAAGGTACCGTGGAGGAAAAAATCCAGGCGCTGCAGCAGGAGAAAGCAGCGCTGGCCGGGGCGGTGCTTGAAGGTGGTACGACGGTTGGATTCAAACTGGAACAGAGTGATATCGAAGCGCTGTTTGCGCCGTTGCCCGCTTCCAGGCAGTAA
- a CDS encoding S-methyl-5'-thioinosine phosphorylase, with amino-acid sequence MTVYAIIGGTGLTQLEGLSIRQSLAVDTPYGSPSAEVQIGEYAGKEVLFLARHGHPHRFPPHKVNYRANLWALKQAGAEAIIAVNAVGGIHPAMGTGHFCVPHQIVDYTSGREHTFFADDLEHVTHIDFSFPYSESLRQQLIAALAAEGCEYSDQGVYACTQGPRLETVAEIVRLERDGCDIVGMTGMPEAALARELDLDYACLSLVVNPAAGKTTAVITMAEIEQALHDGMGKVKSTLARVLAS; translated from the coding sequence ATGACGGTTTACGCAATCATCGGTGGCACCGGCCTGACCCAGCTCGAAGGCCTGAGCATTCGTCAGTCGTTGGCGGTGGATACGCCTTACGGTTCGCCGTCGGCTGAAGTGCAGATCGGGGAATATGCCGGCAAGGAAGTTCTGTTCCTCGCCCGTCACGGCCATCCCCATCGTTTCCCGCCGCACAAGGTCAACTACCGTGCCAACCTGTGGGCGCTGAAGCAGGCCGGCGCCGAGGCGATCATCGCGGTCAACGCGGTGGGCGGGATCCATCCGGCCATGGGCACCGGGCATTTCTGTGTGCCACACCAGATCGTCGATTACACCAGCGGTCGCGAACACACGTTTTTCGCCGATGATCTGGAGCACGTCACCCACATCGATTTCAGCTTCCCTTACAGCGAGTCGCTGCGTCAGCAACTGATCGCCGCGCTGGCTGCCGAAGGCTGCGAATACAGCGATCAGGGCGTGTACGCCTGCACCCAGGGCCCGCGTCTGGAAACCGTGGCGGAGATCGTGCGTCTGGAGCGCGATGGCTGCGACATCGTCGGCATGACCGGCATGCCGGAAGCGGCACTGGCCCGTGAGCTGGATCTGGATTACGCCTGCCTGTCGCTTGTGGTGAATCCGGCAGCAGGCAAGACCACGGCGGTGATCACCATGGCCGAGATCGAGCAGGCGCTGCATGACGGGATGGGCAAGGTGAAATCGACGTTGGCGCGGGTGTTGGCCAGCTAA
- the nagZ gene encoding beta-N-acetylhexosaminidase: protein MTAGLQGSLMVDVAGTWLTAEDRQLLRQPEVGGLIIFARNIEHPRQVRELSAAIRAIRPDLLLAVDQEGGRVQRLRQGFVRLPAMRAIADNPNAEYLAEQCGWVMATEVLAVGLDLSFAPVLDLDYQRSTVVGTRSFEGDPERAALLAGAFIRGMNSAGMAATGKHFPGHGWAEADSHVAIPNDERSLDEIRANDLVPFARLSKQLAAVMPAHVIYPQVDSQPAGFSRRWLQDILRGELQFDGVIFSDDLSMAGAHVVGDAASRIEAALTAGCDMGLVCNDRAAAELALSAAQRMKVKPSARIARMRGQAFASTDYRQDPRWLTAIGALKDAQLID from the coding sequence ATGACTGCTGGCCTGCAAGGCTCGTTGATGGTGGACGTCGCCGGTACTTGGCTGACGGCCGAAGATCGCCAATTGTTGCGCCAGCCCGAAGTGGGCGGCCTGATCATTTTCGCGCGCAACATCGAGCACCCGCGCCAAGTGCGCGAGCTGAGTGCTGCGATCCGCGCCATTCGCCCGGATCTGCTGCTGGCGGTCGACCAGGAGGGCGGTCGCGTGCAGCGTCTGCGTCAGGGCTTCGTGCGCCTGCCGGCGATGCGTGCCATCGCCGACAACCCGAACGCCGAATACCTCGCCGAACAATGCGGCTGGGTCATGGCCACCGAAGTGTTGGCGGTCGGCCTCGACCTGAGTTTCGCCCCGGTGCTGGATCTGGATTACCAGCGCAGCACCGTGGTCGGCACTCGTTCGTTCGAAGGGGATCCCGAGCGCGCCGCATTGCTCGCCGGCGCCTTCATCCGCGGCATGAACAGCGCGGGCATGGCCGCTACCGGCAAGCATTTCCCCGGTCACGGTTGGGCCGAAGCCGACTCCCACGTCGCGATCCCGAATGACGAGCGCAGTCTCGACGAGATCCGCGCCAACGACCTCGTACCGTTCGCCAGACTCAGCAAGCAACTCGCTGCGGTCATGCCGGCGCACGTCATCTATCCGCAAGTCGATTCGCAGCCGGCCGGGTTCTCCCGTCGCTGGTTGCAGGACATCCTGCGCGGCGAGTTGCAGTTTGACGGCGTGATCTTCAGCGACGACCTGTCGATGGCCGGCGCCCACGTGGTCGGCGACGCTGCCAGCCGGATCGAAGCCGCGTTGACTGCCGGTTGCGACATGGGCCTGGTGTGCAATGACCGCGCTGCGGCCGAACTGGCCCTGAGTGCTGCGCAACGGATGAAGGTCAAGCCGTCCGCACGCATTGCGCGAATGCGCGGGCAGGCGTTCGCCAGCACCGACTACCGTCAGGATCCGCGCTGGCTCACCGCCATCGGCGCGCTCAAAGACGCTCAACTGATCGATTAA
- a CDS encoding TetR/AcrR family transcriptional regulator has product MAQSETVERILDAAEQLFAEKGFAETSLRLITSKAGVNLAAVNYHFGSKKALIQAVFSRFLGPFCISLDKELERRQAKPENKPTLEELLEILVEQALVVQPRSGNDLSIFMRLLGLAFSQSQGHLRRYLEDMYGKVFRRYMLLVNEAAPRIPPIELFWRVHFMLGAAAFSMSGIKALRAIAETDFGVNTSIEQVMRLMVPFLAAGMRAETGVTDPAMATAQLRPRSKSTPVAAKV; this is encoded by the coding sequence ATGGCCCAGTCGGAAACCGTTGAACGCATTCTTGATGCTGCCGAGCAGTTGTTCGCGGAGAAAGGTTTCGCTGAAACCTCATTGCGTTTGATCACCAGCAAGGCCGGGGTAAACCTGGCGGCGGTGAACTATCATTTCGGCTCCAAGAAAGCGCTGATCCAGGCGGTTTTCTCGCGCTTCCTCGGGCCGTTCTGCATCAGCCTCGATAAAGAGCTGGAGCGTCGCCAGGCCAAGCCTGAAAACAAGCCGACCCTTGAAGAGTTGCTGGAAATCCTCGTCGAGCAAGCGCTCGTGGTGCAGCCACGCAGCGGTAACGACCTGTCGATCTTCATGCGTTTGCTCGGTTTGGCGTTCAGCCAGAGCCAGGGTCACCTGCGTCGTTATCTGGAAGACATGTACGGTAAGGTGTTCCGCCGCTACATGCTGCTGGTCAATGAAGCCGCTCCACGCATTCCACCTATCGAACTGTTCTGGCGCGTGCACTTCATGCTCGGCGCTGCGGCGTTCAGCATGTCCGGGATCAAGGCCTTGCGCGCGATTGCCGAGACCGATTTCGGCGTCAACACCTCGATCGAACAGGTGATGCGTCTGATGGTGCCGTTCCTTGCCGCCGGCATGCGTGCCGAAACCGGTGTCACCGACCCCGCGATGGCGACTGCGCAGCTTCGCCCGCGCAGCAAATCGACTCCGGTGGCCGCCAAGGTTTAA
- the lexA gene encoding transcriptional repressor LexA has product MLKLTPRQAEILAFIKRCLEDNGYPPTRAEIAQELGFKSPNAAEEHLKALARKGAIEMTPGASRGIRIPGFEAKADDSTLPIIGRVAAGAPILAQQHIEESCNINPAFFHPRADYLLRVHGMSMKDIGIFDGDLLAVHTTREARNGQVVVARIGDEVTVKRFKREGSKVWLIAENPEFAPIEVDLKDQELVIEGLSVGVIRR; this is encoded by the coding sequence ATGCTAAAGCTGACGCCACGCCAAGCCGAGATTCTGGCCTTTATCAAACGCTGCCTCGAAGACAACGGCTACCCGCCAACCCGCGCGGAAATCGCTCAGGAGCTCGGTTTCAAGTCGCCCAACGCGGCGGAAGAACACCTCAAGGCCCTCGCCCGCAAAGGTGCAATCGAAATGACCCCGGGCGCCTCCCGCGGTATTCGTATCCCCGGCTTCGAAGCCAAGGCTGACGACTCTACCCTGCCGATCATTGGCCGGGTGGCTGCCGGCGCACCGATCCTCGCCCAGCAGCACATCGAAGAGTCCTGCAATATCAACCCTGCGTTCTTCCACCCTCGTGCTGATTACCTGCTGCGCGTACACGGCATGAGCATGAAGGACATCGGTATTTTCGACGGTGACCTGCTGGCGGTTCACACCACCCGCGAAGCACGCAATGGTCAGGTCGTGGTTGCGCGAATCGGCGACGAAGTCACCGTCAAACGCTTCAAGCGCGAAGGCAGCAAAGTCTGGTTGATTGCCGAAAACCCTGAGTTCGCCCCTATCGAAGTCGACCTGAAAGATCAGGAACTGGTGATCGAAGGCTTGAGTGTCGGCGTAATCCGCCGCTAA
- the sulA gene encoding SOS-induced cell division inhibitor SulA, with amino-acid sequence MQFPHTPQQTQLPLFEAFLAQPMAPILKDVVERPWIAEPEVFSELSLRGAAGNCLNLLAPILRELSEDQDARWLTLIAPPASLTQIWLREAGLNRERILLLQPRGAQSAQQLACEALRLGRSHTVVTWLNPLNTSSRQQLISAARTGDAQSLNIRLG; translated from the coding sequence ATGCAGTTCCCACACACACCCCAGCAAACACAACTGCCTCTATTCGAAGCGTTTCTGGCACAACCGATGGCACCGATCCTGAAAGATGTGGTCGAGCGCCCATGGATTGCCGAACCGGAAGTATTCAGTGAGCTGTCACTGCGCGGTGCGGCCGGGAACTGCCTGAACCTGCTTGCCCCGATTCTTCGCGAACTGAGCGAGGATCAGGATGCACGCTGGCTGACGCTGATCGCCCCTCCAGCCAGCCTGACCCAGATCTGGCTGCGAGAGGCCGGCCTGAACCGTGAACGCATTCTGCTACTGCAACCTCGTGGTGCGCAAAGCGCTCAGCAACTGGCCTGCGAAGCACTGCGCCTGGGTCGTAGCCATACGGTGGTAACCTGGCTCAATCCGCTGAACACAAGTTCACGGCAACAACTGATCAGCGCAGCCCGCACGGGCGACGCTCAGAGCCTGAACATTCGATTGGGTTGA
- a CDS encoding DUF6586 family protein, producing the protein MAHELYTRTNQKIYFAGLSLEALARAEEGRAMNSLALIQAGRESALFHLYGALLGLCHEIAGFYRLPQANASRAEALLTREVLESIAIPELAEMVELAGNPETWLAKLLAAHSALFQPPRVPHKPKGDVTQPLIQAINLDEEEAPQELSREELESWRQNLKGLAIRFREGLNEC; encoded by the coding sequence ATGGCGCACGAACTCTATACCCGCACCAATCAGAAGATCTATTTCGCCGGCCTGTCACTGGAGGCTCTGGCTCGCGCCGAAGAGGGGCGGGCGATGAATTCGTTGGCGCTGATTCAGGCTGGACGTGAGTCGGCGTTGTTTCACCTCTACGGCGCGCTTCTGGGACTGTGTCACGAGATCGCCGGTTTTTATCGTCTGCCTCAGGCCAATGCATCGCGAGCAGAAGCGTTGCTGACTCGCGAAGTCCTGGAATCGATTGCGATCCCGGAACTGGCCGAGATGGTTGAGCTGGCTGGTAACCCTGAAACCTGGCTGGCGAAATTGCTGGCGGCGCACTCAGCGTTGTTCCAGCCGCCACGGGTGCCACACAAGCCCAAGGGCGATGTGACACAGCCATTGATTCAGGCCATTAATCTCGATGAAGAAGAGGCGCCGCAGGAGTTGAGTCGGGAAGAGCTGGAGAGCTGGCGGCAGAATCTCAAGGGCCTGGCAATCCGCTTTCGCGAAGGCTTGAACGAATGCTGA
- the topA gene encoding type I DNA topoisomerase has product MGKSLVIVESPAKAKTINKYLGNQYVVKSSIGHIRDLPTSGSASASKEPAAKRGKAAAGEGPVLTPKEKARKQLVSRMGVDPEHGWKAQYEILPGKEKVIEELRRLAKDADTIYLATDLDREGEAIAWHLREAIGGDDSRYKRVVFNEITKKAIQEAFSEPGELDIDRVNAQQARRFLDRVVGYMVSPLLWAKIARGLSAGRVQSVAVKLVVEREREIRAFNPEEYWEVHADLGTAKGSTVRFEVAREKGEAFKPLNEAQATAALEKLKSSSYSIVKREDKPTSSKPSAPFITSTLQQAASNRLGFGVKKTMMMAQRLYEAGYITYMRTDSTNLSADAVAMARTYIEDEFGKKYLPETPNVYSSKEGAQEAHEAIRPSDANTTPSKLAGMERDAERLYELIWRQFLACQMLPAQYLSTTVSVAAGDFELRAKGRILKFDGYTRVLPQITKPGDDDVLPDMAQGDAMKLIKLDPSQHFTKPPARYSEASLVKEMEKRGIGRPSTYAAIISTIQDRGYVTLHNRRFYSEKMGDIVTERLSESFSNLMDYGFTAGMEENLDDVAQGERDWKNVLDEFYGDFKKKLEVAENPESGMRANQPVMTDIPCTTCGRPMQIRTASTGVFLGCSGYSLPPKERCKATVNLVPGDEIAADDEGESESLVLRGKHRCPICSTAMDAYLLDEKRKLHICGNNPDCAGYEIEEGNYRIKGYEGPSLECDKCGSEMQLKTGRFGKFFGCTNPTCKNTRKLLKSGDAAPPKMDPVKMPELKCEKVNDTYILRDGASGLFLAASQFPKNRETRAPLVIEILPHKDEIDPKYHFLCEAPQKDPDGLPAVIRYSRKTKEQYVQTEVDGKPTGWKAFYDGGKWTVEDKRTKAKAE; this is encoded by the coding sequence ATGGGCAAATCGCTGGTCATTGTGGAATCCCCGGCTAAGGCCAAGACCATCAACAAGTATCTGGGCAACCAATACGTGGTGAAGTCGAGTATCGGCCATATCCGAGACCTGCCCACCAGCGGTTCGGCTAGCGCCAGCAAAGAGCCAGCCGCCAAGCGCGGCAAGGCTGCCGCGGGCGAGGGGCCGGTGCTCACGCCGAAAGAGAAAGCGCGCAAGCAATTGGTCTCGCGCATGGGTGTCGATCCGGAGCATGGCTGGAAAGCCCAGTACGAGATCCTCCCGGGCAAAGAGAAGGTCATCGAAGAGCTGCGCCGGCTCGCCAAGGATGCTGACACCATCTATCTCGCAACCGACTTGGATCGCGAGGGGGAAGCCATTGCCTGGCACCTGCGCGAAGCCATCGGTGGTGACGACAGCCGCTACAAGCGCGTGGTGTTCAACGAAATCACCAAGAAGGCGATTCAGGAAGCTTTCTCCGAGCCGGGCGAGCTGGACATTGATCGTGTAAATGCCCAGCAGGCGCGTCGTTTCCTCGACCGCGTTGTGGGTTACATGGTCTCGCCGCTGCTGTGGGCCAAGATCGCCCGTGGCCTGTCGGCCGGTCGCGTGCAATCGGTTGCCGTGAAGCTGGTGGTCGAGCGTGAGCGCGAGATTCGTGCATTCAACCCGGAAGAGTACTGGGAAGTGCACGCTGATCTTGGCACCGCCAAGGGTTCGACCGTACGTTTCGAAGTGGCGCGCGAGAAGGGTGAAGCCTTCAAACCGCTAAACGAAGCTCAGGCCACAGCCGCGCTGGAGAAGCTCAAGTCCTCCAGCTACAGCATCGTCAAGCGCGAAGACAAGCCGACCAGCAGCAAGCCGTCGGCGCCGTTCATCACGTCCACCCTGCAGCAGGCCGCGAGCAACCGCCTGGGCTTCGGCGTGAAGAAAACCATGATGATGGCCCAGCGTCTGTACGAAGCCGGCTACATCACTTATATGCGTACCGACTCGACCAACCTCTCGGCTGATGCCGTGGCGATGGCGCGTACCTATATCGAGGACGAGTTCGGCAAGAAGTACCTGCCGGAAACGCCGAACGTCTACAGCAGCAAGGAAGGCGCACAAGAGGCTCACGAAGCGATTCGTCCTTCCGATGCCAACACCACGCCAAGCAAGCTTGCAGGCATGGAGCGTGATGCTGAGCGCCTCTACGAGTTGATCTGGCGCCAGTTCCTCGCTTGCCAGATGCTGCCGGCGCAATATCTGTCGACCACCGTCAGCGTTGCCGCTGGCGACTTCGAGCTGCGTGCCAAAGGCCGCATCCTCAAGTTCGACGGTTACACCCGCGTTCTGCCGCAAATCACCAAGCCTGGCGATGACGATGTTCTGCCGGACATGGCGCAGGGCGATGCAATGAAGCTGATCAAGCTCGATCCGTCGCAGCATTTCACCAAGCCGCCGGCCCGTTACTCGGAAGCCAGCCTGGTCAAGGAAATGGAAAAACGCGGCATCGGTCGTCCTTCGACTTACGCAGCGATCATTTCGACTATTCAGGATCGCGGCTACGTGACCCTGCACAACCGTCGTTTCTACTCGGAAAAGATGGGCGATATCGTCACCGAGCGTCTGTCGGAGAGCTTCTCGAACCTCATGGACTACGGCTTCACCGCCGGCATGGAAGAGAACCTCGATGATGTGGCTCAGGGCGAGCGCGACTGGAAAAACGTGCTGGACGAGTTCTACGGCGACTTCAAGAAGAAGCTCGAAGTGGCCGAGAACCCGGAAAGCGGCATGCGTGCCAACCAGCCGGTCATGACTGATATTCCGTGCACCACGTGCGGTCGTCCGATGCAGATCCGTACGGCATCGACCGGCGTGTTCCTCGGCTGCTCGGGTTACAGCCTGCCACCAAAAGAGCGCTGCAAGGCCACCGTCAACCTGGTGCCGGGCGACGAGATCGCTGCGGACGACGAGGGCGAGTCGGAGTCGCTGGTGCTGCGCGGCAAGCATCGCTGCCCGATCTGCAGCACCGCGATGGACGCCTACCTGCTCGACGAGAAGCGCAAACTGCACATCTGCGGTAACAACCCGGATTGTGCCGGCTATGAAATCGAAGAGGGCAACTACCGCATCAAGGGCTACGAAGGTCCGAGCCTGGAATGCGACAAGTGCGGCAGCGAGATGCAGCTCAAGACCGGCCGTTTCGGCAAGTTCTTCGGTTGCACCAACCCGACCTGCAAGAACACCCGCAAACTGCTGAAGAGTGGTGACGCAGCGCCGCCGAAGATGGATCCGGTGAAGATGCCTGAGCTGAAATGCGAGAAGGTCAACGACACCTACATTCTGCGCGACGGTGCTTCCGGTCTGTTCCTGGCGGCCAGCCAGTTCCCGAAAAACCGCGAGACCCGTGCTCCGCTGGTGATCGAGATTCTGCCGCACAAGGATGAGATCGATCCGAAGTACCACTTCCTCTGCGAAGCACCGCAGAAGGATCCTGATGGTCTGCCGGCAGTAATCCGTTACAGCCGCAAGACCAAGGAGCAATATGTGCAGACCGAGGTCGACGGCAAGCCTACCGGCTGGAAAGCGTTCTACGACGGTGGCAAGTGGACTGTTGAAGACAAGCGTACAAAAGCCAAGGCTGAGTAA
- a CDS encoding DUF1653 domain-containing protein, with translation MPIQPGLYKHYKGQQYRVFNVARHSETEEEVVFYQALYGDYGFWVRPLSMFVESVEVDGEQVPRFALVHAEPSLFSKA, from the coding sequence ATGCCGATACAACCTGGGCTCTACAAACATTACAAAGGTCAGCAGTACCGTGTATTCAATGTTGCGCGGCATTCCGAGACCGAAGAAGAAGTGGTGTTTTACCAAGCCCTGTATGGCGATTACGGCTTTTGGGTACGCCCTTTGAGCATGTTCGTCGAGTCGGTCGAGGTTGACGGCGAGCAGGTGCCACGCTTTGCTTTGGTGCACGCCGAACCGAGCCTTTTTTCCAAGGCATAA